Below is a genomic region from Ruania alba.
TCGTGGGAACGACGATGGGGCTACGCCGAGGTGTGGTGGCGATGGGTGCCTACCTGCTGCTGGGTGCGGTGGGGATGCCGGTCTTCGCCGACGGCGGATCCGGCGCCGTCGCGCTGATCGGACCGACCGGCGGGTACCTGGCCGGGTTCCTGCTGGCCGCGGCCGTGATGGGGCGCCTCGCCGAACGCGGCTGGGACCGGAGCCCGCTGCGGATGCTCGGCCTCGGTCTGCTCGGTCAGGCGACCGTGTTCGCCGTCGGCGTGCCCTGGCTCGCGCTCTCGGCAGGCCTCGGTCCGGCCGAGGCGATCGCCGCCGGGTTCACTCCCTTCATCGTGGGAGGCCTGATCAAGGGTGCGCTCGCCGGGATGTTGCTCCCCTCGGCGTGGCGGCTGGTACGCCGCGAAACTCACGTGCCGAACCCGTAACATTCTCCGTGTGACTGCGCGCCCCGGCCGAGGCCGCCGGCCGCGTCCAGGGCGAGGCCCTGGGGCTCGGCTGGCCCCGTCCGCGACGGCACCTGCTCCCACGACGTTGGAGCTCGACACCGAGACGCCAGAGGTGGATACCGACTCGGTCCCCGAGGCCGCCCCGGTACCACCGTTGCGACCTACAGTGCCGCGCAGCACGCGCCCCTCCCGTCCCGACGCTCCGGGGCGCCGGCTCTCCGGTCGGCCCTCGTTGCGAGACCAGGCGCGCCGCATGGTGGCCGACTCGGGTCCGCCCAGCGTCCCGCTGCTCGGCTCGAGGCACACCTCGGAGCTGTCGGCGGAGGACGAACGGTCCGTCCTTGATCTCGTGCTCCGCGCCGGAGAGGCGATGATCTCGACGGGTGCTCCGGTGGCGGATGCCACCGCCGAGATGCTGCGGATCGCCGACGGCCTCGGGGTGAAGAACCTGACCGTGGACATCACGTTCATCTCGCTGACTGCCACGATCGACCGGGACGACGACCCGGTCACCAAGGTACGCGTGATCCACACCCGCACCTCCGACTACAGCCGCCTGACCGACATCTCCCGCCTGGTCAGCCGGATCAACGGGGGAAAGGCCTCGCTGGCAGAAGCGCACACCCGGCTCACTCGGATCCTGACGGCCCCGCACCCGTACCGCAGGGCTGTCGTCACGCTCGCTCTCGGACTGATGGCGGCGGCGCTCGCGGTGCTGCTCGGCGGTGGTTGGGCGGCGGCGTTGGTTTCCGCTGCGACCACCATGGTGATCGACCGGACCCTGCGGTTCCTGCGTCACCGAGGCTTGCCGTACCTGTTCCAGCAGGTGGTCGGTGCCGGTATCGCGACCGTGGTGGGTGTGCTGCTGCTATGGGGGCAGAATCTCCTGGCATGGGATCGGGCGTTGCTGCCGCCGTCCCTGATCGTGGCCTCGGGGATCGTGGTGCTGCTCGCCGGGCTCTCCCTCGTGGGTGCCGCCGAGGACGCCATCTCCGGTTTCCCACTCACCGCGGCCGCGCGGTCCTTCGAAGTGGTGCTGGGAACGATGGGTCTCGTCGTCGGGATCGGTATCGTGCTCGAGGTGGGCCGCCGGTTCGGGGTGCCGTTGAGCATCGGGGACCTGAATGCGCAGGCCGACGTGCACGTGCTGACTCGTGTGCTCGCCAGCGCGGTGATCGCGGCCGCATGGTCAGTGGCCAGCTATACCCGGATCCGAACTGTCGCCCTGGTCGCCGGGATCTCCGCGGCTGCCGCTGCTGCCTACGAGCTGGGCACCTTGCTGGGCGATGCCGCGACCGAGGGCTCCGCCGGGGTTGCCGACGCCGCCGTGCCGGCCTTCGTGGCAGCCCTCGCCGTCGGTCTGCTCGCCGGTGCAGTGTGCGAGCGCGTCAGCGTGCCCACGATGGTGATCTCGGTCTGCGGTGTCACACCGTTCCTGCCCGGGCTCTCCCTGTATGGCGCCATGTACAACATCGTCGACTCCGGAGGCTTCATCATCGAAGGGCTCGACCTGCTGGTCCGTGCCGCGTCGGTGGGCCTGGCGTTGGCTGCCGGGGTGACCTTGGGGGAGTTCCTCGCCACACCACTGACATCCGAGGCGGACAAGTGGCAGCGGCGAATGATTGCCCGGGCCCGCGGTTCGCGCATCTGAGTTCCCGTGCCCCGACCGACGCTGATGCGTAGAGCTGCGCAACATTTCGCACGACCTTGCGTATGACAGTCGATCGGGCCAACCTTCGACGACCGCAGGCGGCGTGGCGCCTTGGTTCATCGCCGCCAGCGGATCACCATGGGAGAGATCCGGCGAACGGCTGAGGAGGCCTGGCGTGCGCATCGTGGTGACAGGGGGATCAGGGCAGCTCGGTAGCCATGTGGTGCGCCGCGTCCGGGAGCTGGGGCACGTGGCGGTGCCGGCGAGCCGGAGGTGGGGCGTGAACGTCGCCACCGGCCAGGGCTTGGGTGCTGCACTCAGTGGTGCGGACGCCGTCGTGCACTGCGCGAGCAACCCGTGGCGGCCGCGTGGCACGGACATCAGCGGCACGGAACAGTTGCTGGCTGCGGTGGCCACGATGCCGCGCCCAGCCCACGTGGTGCACGTCTCCATCGTCGGGTGTGACGCGAACCCGTACCCGTACTACCGGGCGAAGAGCAGAGCCGAAGAGCTGGTGCTGGCCGCCGAGGTACCCGCCACCGTGGTCCGGGCGACGCAGTTCCACCCCTTGGTGGCCACCATGGCACGGGCATCGATGGTGGGCCGGGCGCACCTGGCGCTGGACTTCGCCGCGCAACCGGTGGACGTGAGCTGGGTCGCGCGTGAGCTGGTCGACCACGCGCTCGCCACGCCACCGTCCGGCCCGGTCCGGGCCCGCGATCTAGCCGGGCCCGAGGTCCTCACCGTCACCGATGCGGTCACCGCCGTGCGTGCGCACGACGGACGGCCCCGCACCCGCGGCGTCCGAGTGCCCACCCTGGGGCGGACCTTGCGGGCGTTCGCGGAGCGATCCAACCTGCCCGGCGCCGACGTGCGGATCGGCGGACGCTCCTTCACGGACTGGTTGGCCGGACAGCCCGTGGCCGCCGGGCACTGACGGCGCCGATCAGCCCGTGATGACGTCGCCGGGCTGAACCTGGGACCGCTCCACCCCTCGCAGCAACAGTCCCACCTCCGCGCCGGTTTCGGCCACGTCGGTGGTGGCGCGGAACTGCTCCACCCCGTCGATCGTGGCTGCGACCACCATCTGGCCGTACCGGGTCACGGTCACGGGTTGGCCGGTGACCAGGCGGCCGTAGTCCACGATGCCGGTGGCCACGGTGCCGCGCCCGGTGATGGCGAACACGCTCTTGACCGTGAGCGCTCCGCTGGTGAACTCGGGTCGGCCGTTGGCGAACGGGTCGGTCTTCCGCTTCTTGCGCCAGAACATGACCGTGACGGTACCAAGCGCCGACTCAGCGAGCGTCCGGGGCCTCCAGCAGCTGGGCGGTGGCGTGCTCAGCGATCGCTGCCATCTGTGGGTTGTTGTCGGCGTGGGCGGCGAATACCCCGGTGAGGCCGGCCGCCCAGGCGCGGGCGCGGGACCACAGGGCGTCATCGGTGCCGAAGCCTTCCGGCAGGCCTGCGCCGTCCCGGTTCGCTGTCGCGTAGGCGACCACGAGGTCGGCGCGACCACGGGCGGTGAAGGTGAGCCACGCCGTCGCCAGATCGGCGGCGGGGTCACCGGCGGTCACGTCTCCGAAGTCAAGCACGGTGACCAGCCGGTGCTTCAGCGTGAGCAGGTTCAGCGGGTGCGGGTCGCCGTGCAGCCACAGCGGGGCCCCGGTGTAGGCGGGCACGTGAGCGTGCCGTTCGAAGACCGAAGCCAGCTCGGCCCCCCGGGGGACCGCCGGGTCGGCGAGCCTGGCCCGGATCGCGTCGGCGCGATCGGCCAGCGGGATCCCGCGGACCGGGTTCGCGGGAGCGTCCGGATCGGCCGGCCGGTGCAGTGCGGCGAAGAACTTCCCCAACCGGGCAGCCCAGGCATCCCGGGCGGCCGGCGGGTCAAGGGCGGCTGCACGCCCGTCCACCCAGCGCACGATCGACCACGACCACGGGTAGTAGTCGGTGGGGCGGCCCACCCGGACGGGGACGGGCACCGGCACTGGCAGGCGCGGGGCGAGGCGGGGCAGCACGAGCTGCTCGTGCTCGATCAGTGGCGCTGCCGCCGCCCGCCGGGGCAGGCGGACCATCAGGTTCGCGCCCAGGCGAATCATCACGTTGTCCCAGCCGTTGGCCACGATGCGCAGCGGACGTTCGGCGAGCTCGGCATGCTGGTCGGCGAGGAGTCGGCGCACCAGGTCCTCGTCGATCACGACCTCGGCGGGCGGGGTTCCGGCCATCAGAGCGTTGTCTCCTCGAGTGCCGCGATCGCGCCGTCCAGGTGCGGGTACCGGAAGGCGTCGTGGTCGAGCAGTTCCGAGGTGACGTGCCGGCCGGTCAGGGCAAGGGCCGGGTCCGTCCGTAGCACGACCGATCCGAGCCGCACCAGCGGCCCGGGTGTTCGCGGGGCCCAGTCCGGCCGGCCCACGTGCCGCCGCATCGCTGCCATGAGCTCGGCGTTCCGCACCGGGTGCGGAGCGGCCGCCACCAGCACGCCGTCGGGAATCGTCACCTCGCTCAGCCCCAGGGCTGCGCAGGCGAGCTCCAACCAGTCGGTCAGATGAATCCAGGAGAACCACTGCTCTCCCGACCCGACCGGTCCGCCGAGACCCATCCGGACCGGCAGCATCAGCCGTTGCAGCACCGGTGAGTCACCGCCCAGCACGATCGAGATGCGCATCACGTGCAGGTGCTCGGCCGGTGCGTCCGCGGCGGCGGCCTCCCACGGGACGGCCACCCCGGTCATCTGCGGCAGCCCGGGCGGAACCTCGGGCACGGGTGAGCTCTCCGTGAGGCGAGCCTGGCCGCCGTCGGACCAGATCGCCGTCGTGCTGGCCTGCAGCCAGTGCTGGATCGGTGCGCGTGCGGCTGTGGCAGCGCGGACCAGGGCGCGGGTGGCGTGCACCCGGGAGTCACGAAGTGCGGCGATCGCCGCCGCGGTGGGCCGGCAGTCCACGAGCTTGCCGGCGAGGTTAGCCACCCGCACGTCCGGGCCGTCCAGTTCGGCCGTCCAACCGCCCTGCCCGACGGCGTCCCACCGGATCTGCCGGTAGGGAAGGTCTGGTCGTGGGGTACGGGTGAGCAGCACCGCTTCCGCGCCCCGGCGGCTGACCTCGGCCGCCAGCGCCGTGCCGAGGAATCCGGTGCCGCCGGCGATCACCACCCGCGGCGTGTGCACCGGCATCAGGCCTCGGTGTTCGCGGTGGCGGTCACCGGTGGGAGCGAGGACCAGGGGAAGGCGATCCACCGGTCGGTGCTGCGCCAGGTGTAGTCCGGCTCGATCACCGACTGCGGCTTGGTGTAGAGCACGGCGCTGCGTGCTTCGGCGGGGAGGTGCTCGGGAGCGGGGGTCACGGTGTGCGGTCCGGCACCGGGGGTGGTTCCGGTGCGCAGCAGGCGCATCACCACCTCCAGGGTGCGTCCGGAGTCGGCCACGTCGTCGACCACGAGCACCTTCGCCCCGGCGAGGACTGAGGTGTCGAGCATGGGTGGCAGCACCTGCGGTTCGGGGAGGGTCTCCTCCACGTCGGTGTAGAACTCGACGTTCATCGTGCCCATCGCCTTCACCCCGAGGGCGTAGGCGATCGCGCCGGCCGGGATCAGCCCGCCGCGGGCCACGGCGATCACCAGATCGGGCATCCAGCCGCTGTCGACCACCACCTGGGCCAGCTCACGGCTGGCGTCTCCGAAACGGTTCCAGGGCAGGACTTCGCGCGGCGGCGGGGCAGACTTCATGGGCCCGACTTTATGGCATCCAGATGTCGGTCAGGCGCGGCGGGGCGGGCGATGGTGTGGATGACGGATGCGTTGGGCGCATGGGGGGACAGCACACCTGGGCAGCCGCTAGCGTGACCCCATGGTGGACCAGAAGCGTCAGCGTGAGCGGATGGGCGAGACCGATCTCGATATCGAGGAGGAGCTTCTCAGCGAGGCCGCCACGACGGTCACTGAGGGGACCAAACGGCTCAATCGCACCTGGGTCGAGCTGATCGTCACCGGCCTCTTCGGCGGCATCGATATCGGGCTCGGCATCCTCGCGATGATCCTGGTCAAGCAGGCCACGGATTCAGACATCCTGGCCGGGATGGCCTTCGGCGTCGGTCTGCTGGCACTCAAGCTCGCCCACTCCGAACTCTTCACCGAAGAGTTCCTCCTGCCCATCAATGCGATCGTGGCGGGCCAGGGCACGTGGTGGCAGCTGCTCCGGTTGTGGGCGGTCACGCTGGTGGGCAACCTCGGCGGCGGCATCGCCTTCGCCTGGTTGATGGTCATGGCCCTGCCGAACTATCACGACACGCTGATCCAGAGCGCCACCGGCTATCTCGAACCTGTCGCGGTGGGAACGATGATCGGCCTGTCCCTGCTCGCCGGTGCCACCATCACCCTGTCCACCCGGATGCAGCAGGGAACGTCCAACGATGTGGTGGTGGCTCTCATCTGCCTGTCCACCGGCCTGCTGGTTATCGGGCTGGGGATGCTGCACGGCGCGCTGAACGCCATCGTGATCTTCGCGGCGATGTTCGCGGGAGCGCCGATCGCCCTGACGGAGTTCCTGGCCTGGTTCGCCGTGGTCATCCCGCTCAACATGCTCGGCGGGCTCCTCGTCATCACCCTGCCGCGGCTGGCCCGCACCCACCGGGTCCTGCGCGCGGTGCGGACGGGGGAGGTCTCGCTCGAGACCCTCGAGCACGAGGCCGGCTGACCACCTGCGCTGGGACCACTCGCCCGTCTCGTCCGGATAGCGTGACCGTCATGCCCGTACGCCTCATCGCCACCGATCTCGACGGCACCCTCCTGGACGCCGACCTCGCGGTGAGCGCCCGCACCCGCGCTGCGCTGGACGCCGCACGCGAGGCCGGGATCGAGGTGGTCCCGGTCACCGCACGGCAGCCGATCGGCCTCGCACAGATCGCTGACATGGCCGGGTTCACCGGCTGGGCGCTCTGCGGCAACGGTGCCCGCGCCTACCACCTGAGCACCGGTGAGACCCTCTTCGAGGCCTACCTCTCCGTGGCGGCCCAGACCGCCCTCGCCGAGGCGCTGCTAGAGGTGGCACCGGGTTCGCTGTTCGTCTCGGTACGACGGGGCGGTGAGGACTTCGTGGCACAGGCCGGGTACGCCGACGTGGCCGAGTTCAACGATCACAAGCGTCACCCGTCGCAGATGGGCGAGGCGACCCTTGCCGACGTGCTCGCCGAGCCCAGCCTGAAGCTGGTGGTGCGTCACCCGGAGGTCGACAACGACGAGCTGGTCGGCACCATCCGCGGCCTCGGCCTGCCGGGTTTCGAGGTCACCCACTCGGGTGCGCCCTTCGTCGAAGTGCTCGCCGAGGGGGTCAGCAAGGCGTGGGGGCTCGCCCGGCTGTGCACCCACCGCGGCATCGAGCCCGCCGAGGTGCTCGCCTTCGGCGACGCTCCCAACGATGCCGAGATGCTCGCCTGGGCGGGTCGTGGCGTGGCCGTGGCCAATGCCGCACCGGTCACCATGGCGGCTGCCGATGAGGTCACCGCAGCGAACACGGCCGACGGCGTCGCGTCCGTCATCGAGGACGTGCTCGCCCGCGTCTGATCGGTTCCTTGGTCAGGAGACCCGGCGGGTCCCGGTCTCCCGGGTGATGGCCAGCCGGATCCGACCGGCCGTGCGCTGGATGCCGAGCACGTCCCGTGCCTGTGCCGCCACGCGGTCCACGTGCGCGGCCACGACGGCCAGATCGGCCGAGGCGGCCACCGTCACCGTGCCTTCGAGCACCACCTGACGGCGACGCTTGTGGAAGCTCAGCCGTGCCTTGATCACGTCCGGGTCCGCCGAGCACGCCTGCTCCGCGGCCGAGGCCACCGCCGCAGGCTCGACGTCCACGTGCAGTCCCTGATCGCGAGTGACCGGGTGGGAGTCGGTCCGGAGCAGCCCGAACGGCCGGATCGCCGACCATACGACGAGGAGCGCCAGCAGGAGCGCCAGCGCCGCGGCGGTACCGGGCCCCCACGGCTGCTCCAGGACCTCGCGGAACGGATCGAGGGTCCAGGACTGCGCGGGGGCGGGCCAGCTGGCCGGCCACCACGGGGTGTGCACGCCGATCAGGAACAGCCCGGCCACACCGATCACGATGGCGATGGCGAGGGCGACCAGACGGGCGACGACGGAGCCGGTGTGCCGCTTCATCGTGTCCCTCCGGTCGAGTCCGTGCTGCTGGTCGGTGCGGTCTCGTTCGTGGCCATGCCGACGGCCGAGGTGCTGTTCGGGGTGCGCACCTGTGCCTTCACGCGGAAGGCGCCGCCCACCAGGCTCAGCTGCTTCCGTGCGGCGAGCTCCACCTCCGAGGCGATCCCGTGCTGTCCCGTCGCGGTGACGTCCACCCGCAGGCGTCGTCCGGTCACGGTGGTGCGCGCGTCCAGCACGCCGTCGACGGTCTGGGCCGCGGTGGAGCTGAGGCGGGCCACGTCATGACCGTTCAGATACAGCGCCGGTGTGGCACTCAGGCGATATCCCGTGCGCCGCCGAGGTGAGACGGCGATCAGGATCAGCAGCGCAGCGGCCACGCAGACGGCGCCGAAGGTGAGCTGGACGCCGCCGTCGGAGCCCTGTTCCTCGATCAGCTCCAGAACCCACAGCAGCCAGGACTGGCCGCCCACCAGGTTCCACGCCACCAGGGCGTGCTGGGCGAGCACGGTGGCCGCGGCCGCCAGCACCAGCGCACCGACCGCCGTCACCACTCGCACCCCTGCGCGGGTTCGTGGCTGCCGGGCCGGCGGTAGTGGGCTGTACCCGCCCGTCGTGCTCGGCACGCCGGGCGCCGGAGTGCCGGAGCGGTCCGGGTTCAGGGTTGCGTCCGTCATCGCACCGTCCGGGGTGTCGGCGGTCCGGGCATGAGGACGTCCACCACGGCCACGTTCACCTGGTCGGCCTGGACGCCGGCGAAGTCGGCGAGCTCCTGCCGCACCCGCGCCGCGATCCTCGCGCCGGCCGTGGCGGCCGGCTCCGGCCAGAACGCGGCTGTCTCCACCAGGACGCGCGCACGCCGACCCGCCACGTCCGCGCGGGCCTTTGCCCGGGGTCGTGGTTGGTTCTGCGGCTCGCGAGCGGCGTTGGCCGCCGCGCGAGCGGCGAGCCGCTCGATCACGCGCGTCTCGAGCGTGACCGTGCCTGGCACATCAGCCACGCCGCTGTCCGAACACGGCGCGTACGTGGATGGTTCCATCGAGCTGTGCGCCGAGCGCGAGCCCGAGGCCGCCGAGCACGACGGCGAGCAGGAGGCCGACCCAACCGCCGGTCACGATGGCGATCGCCAGCAGCAGGCCCGCGATCAGGCCGGTCGTCGTTGCTTTCATGGTGTGTGCTCCTCGTGGGCTGAATCGTCGTCTCTCGGGGGGCCAGGTCCGCCACATGGATCAGCACGGGCACCCCGGTGGCGGCGGTGACGGCGTCGTGCACCCTTCCTGTCACCTCGGGGATCTGTGCTCCGAACGGGAGCACCACGTGCACGTGCACGGCCCCGCTCACTAGACGGACCCCGGCGATAGTGGTGCCGGGGAGATAGGTCCGTACCTCGGAGAACCGACCGGTGTGCAGGTCGATGACCTCGGGGACGGCGAGGGCCGCCGCACGCGCACTCTGGGCCAGCTCGGCCGAGGTCGCGGGCGTGCGGCGGTCCTCATCGTGGTTCATCGGTGCTCACTTGACGCGCGGCTCGGCATGCTCCGGCTCCGGTGCGGGCTCGTTGTCGGACTCCTCGCCCTGGAGGTAGACGTCGGTGACGGCAACGTTCACCTCGACAACCTTCAGGCCGGTCATCCGCTGGATGGAGGAGGCGATGTTCTCGCGCACCGATTGTGCAACATCGGCGATCGCGACGCCGTACTCGGCCACGAACTCCACGTCCACGGCGCACTCGACGGTGCCGACCTCGACCCGCACGCCCTGGCTGTAGTTGGTGGAACCACCGGGAATTCGCTCGCGGATGGCGCTGAACGCACGGGCGGCGCCGCCACCGATGGCGTGCACGCCGGTGACCTCGCGCGCAGCGAGCCCGGCGATCTTGCTGACCACCTGATCGGCGATGGAGGTGGATCCCAGATCGGTGTCGAGCGGGCCCTTGGGCTTCTCGACAGCGGTGGACGGGGAGCTGGTCGTACCGGACTTCTCAGCCATGGAAGTACCTTTCCGTATTGGGCAGACCGGTTGTGGTCGTTGTGGAGTAGGTGCCCCGGGTGCATTGATCCTCACGAAACCACACCTGTGATGTGCATCACTCGTATGCTGGCACAGTGATGGACAGTCCGGATGCCGAACTGATGCGGCGCACCCGGAATGGGGACAAGCAGGCGTTCGAGGAGATCGTGCGTCGGCACGGGCCGGCGATGTACCGCTTCGGGCTGCGCATGCTGCGGGACGAGGATGTGGTTCGCGACTGCGTGCAGGATGCCTTCGTCGCGGCGTGGGAGGGTGCGGAACGCTTCCGTGGCGAGGCGGCGGTCAAGACCTGGTTGTTCTCCATCATGGCGAACAAAGTGCGTCGGCAGTTGCGGGTGCGTGGGCGTGAGTTAACCATGGAGTTCGACGAGGCCGCCCTGCGCGAGCCTCCCCAGCATGGTCCGGAACGACGCGCGATCGCGGGGACGATGATGGGGGAGCTGGAGCAGGCGTTGGACGAGTTGCCGCTGGCGCAGCGCGCATGCTGGATCCTGTACGAGGTGGAGGGCCTCTCCTACGACCGGATCGCACAGATCCAGGGCATGACGGTGGATGCGGTGCGGGGATCGATCTACCGCGGTAGACAAGCCCTGGAACGGAGGCTCGAGGCATGGAGATGAGGCCCGAGGAGTTGGAGCCGCCCTCAGACCTGCTCGCCCGAGCCGCCGGGGAGCTGCGCCAGCTCACCGACGACGGATGGGTACGCGCCGAGCGCGGGGTGCTCGACCGGGTGGCCCGCGCCCTGCGCGCGGCACCGCAGGTGCGCGGCCGGCACGACGGCGGGACGTTCCTGCTCGCCGGCACGGTGCTCAGTGCCCGCGTGGCCGCCGAGGTGGACCGAGTGCCGGGCGCGCGTGCCTTCTCCGTTCATGTCAGCACCGACGACGGCGACTGGCTGGACGGTGTGACGGTCGCCTTGAGCGTGGCGTACGGGACGCAGATCAGCGCAGTCAGTGCTGAGGCGCGCCGCGTGGCTGCAGCGACTGCCACGGCCGCGCTCGGGGTGCGG
It encodes:
- a CDS encoding biotin transporter BioY codes for the protein MSIAAAAPRDYLLRPWTGTWARDAALVSGAVVLTALLAQVSLPVPGSPVPVTGQTLAVLLVGTTMGLRRGVVAMGAYLLLGAVGMPVFADGGSGAVALIGPTGGYLAGFLLAAAVMGRLAERGWDRSPLRMLGLGLLGQATVFAVGVPWLALSAGLGPAEAIAAGFTPFIVGGLIKGALAGMLLPSAWRLVRRETHVPNP
- a CDS encoding threonine/serine ThrE exporter family protein, yielding MVADSGPPSVPLLGSRHTSELSAEDERSVLDLVLRAGEAMISTGAPVADATAEMLRIADGLGVKNLTVDITFISLTATIDRDDDPVTKVRVIHTRTSDYSRLTDISRLVSRINGGKASLAEAHTRLTRILTAPHPYRRAVVTLALGLMAAALAVLLGGGWAAALVSAATTMVIDRTLRFLRHRGLPYLFQQVVGAGIATVVGVLLLWGQNLLAWDRALLPPSLIVASGIVVLLAGLSLVGAAEDAISGFPLTAAARSFEVVLGTMGLVVGIGIVLEVGRRFGVPLSIGDLNAQADVHVLTRVLASAVIAAAWSVASYTRIRTVALVAGISAAAAAAYELGTLLGDAATEGSAGVADAAVPAFVAALAVGLLAGAVCERVSVPTMVISVCGVTPFLPGLSLYGAMYNIVDSGGFIIEGLDLLVRAASVGLALAAGVTLGEFLATPLTSEADKWQRRMIARARGSRI
- a CDS encoding SDR family oxidoreductase, which gives rise to MRIVVTGGSGQLGSHVVRRVRELGHVAVPASRRWGVNVATGQGLGAALSGADAVVHCASNPWRPRGTDISGTEQLLAAVATMPRPAHVVHVSIVGCDANPYPYYRAKSRAEELVLAAEVPATVVRATQFHPLVATMARASMVGRAHLALDFAAQPVDVSWVARELVDHALATPPSGPVRARDLAGPEVLTVTDAVTAVRAHDGRPRTRGVRVPTLGRTLRAFAERSNLPGADVRIGGRSFTDWLAGQPVAAGH
- a CDS encoding EF-Tu/IF-2/RF-3 family GTPase codes for the protein MFWRKKRKTDPFANGRPEFTSGALTVKSVFAITGRGTVATGIVDYGRLVTGQPVTVTRYGQMVVAATIDGVEQFRATTDVAETGAEVGLLLRGVERSQVQPGDVITG
- a CDS encoding phosphotransferase — protein: MAGTPPAEVVIDEDLVRRLLADQHAELAERPLRIVANGWDNVMIRLGANLMVRLPRRAAAAPLIEHEQLVLPRLAPRLPVPVPVPVRVGRPTDYYPWSWSIVRWVDGRAAALDPPAARDAWAARLGKFFAALHRPADPDAPANPVRGIPLADRADAIRARLADPAVPRGAELASVFERHAHVPAYTGAPLWLHGDPHPLNLLTLKHRLVTVLDFGDVTAGDPAADLATAWLTFTARGRADLVVAYATANRDGAGLPEGFGTDDALWSRARAWAAGLTGVFAAHADNNPQMAAIAEHATAQLLEAPDAR
- a CDS encoding NAD-dependent epimerase/dehydratase family protein: MPVHTPRVVIAGGTGFLGTALAAEVSRRGAEAVLLTRTPRPDLPYRQIRWDAVGQGGWTAELDGPDVRVANLAGKLVDCRPTAAAIAALRDSRVHATRALVRAATAARAPIQHWLQASTTAIWSDGGQARLTESSPVPEVPPGLPQMTGVAVPWEAAAADAPAEHLHVMRISIVLGGDSPVLQRLMLPVRMGLGGPVGSGEQWFSWIHLTDWLELACAALGLSEVTIPDGVLVAAAPHPVRNAELMAAMRRHVGRPDWAPRTPGPLVRLGSVVLRTDPALALTGRHVTSELLDHDAFRYPHLDGAIAALEETTL
- a CDS encoding phosphoribosyltransferase; translated protein: MKSAPPPREVLPWNRFGDASRELAQVVVDSGWMPDLVIAVARGGLIPAGAIAYALGVKAMGTMNVEFYTDVEETLPEPQVLPPMLDTSVLAGAKVLVVDDVADSGRTLEVVMRLLRTGTTPGAGPHTVTPAPEHLPAEARSAVLYTKPQSVIEPDYTWRSTDRWIAFPWSSLPPVTATANTEA
- a CDS encoding formate/nitrite transporter family protein — encoded protein: MDQKRQRERMGETDLDIEEELLSEAATTVTEGTKRLNRTWVELIVTGLFGGIDIGLGILAMILVKQATDSDILAGMAFGVGLLALKLAHSELFTEEFLLPINAIVAGQGTWWQLLRLWAVTLVGNLGGGIAFAWLMVMALPNYHDTLIQSATGYLEPVAVGTMIGLSLLAGATITLSTRMQQGTSNDVVVALICLSTGLLVIGLGMLHGALNAIVIFAAMFAGAPIALTEFLAWFAVVIPLNMLGGLLVITLPRLARTHRVLRAVRTGEVSLETLEHEAG
- a CDS encoding HAD family hydrolase, with the protein product MPVRLIATDLDGTLLDADLAVSARTRAALDAAREAGIEVVPVTARQPIGLAQIADMAGFTGWALCGNGARAYHLSTGETLFEAYLSVAAQTALAEALLEVAPGSLFVSVRRGGEDFVAQAGYADVAEFNDHKRHPSQMGEATLADVLAEPSLKLVVRHPEVDNDELVGTIRGLGLPGFEVTHSGAPFVEVLAEGVSKAWGLARLCTHRGIEPAEVLAFGDAPNDAEMLAWAGRGVAVANAAPVTMAAADEVTAANTADGVASVIEDVLARV
- a CDS encoding DUF6286 domain-containing protein, with protein sequence MTDATLNPDRSGTPAPGVPSTTGGYSPLPPARQPRTRAGVRVVTAVGALVLAAAATVLAQHALVAWNLVGGQSWLLWVLELIEEQGSDGGVQLTFGAVCVAAALLILIAVSPRRRTGYRLSATPALYLNGHDVARLSSTAAQTVDGVLDARTTVTGRRLRVDVTATGQHGIASEVELAARKQLSLVGGAFRVKAQVRTPNSTSAVGMATNETAPTSSTDSTGGTR
- a CDS encoding DUF2273 domain-containing protein, translating into MKATTTGLIAGLLLAIAIVTGGWVGLLLAVVLGGLGLALGAQLDGTIHVRAVFGQRRG
- a CDS encoding Asp23/Gls24 family envelope stress response protein — translated: MAEKSGTTSSPSTAVEKPKGPLDTDLGSTSIADQVVSKIAGLAAREVTGVHAIGGGAARAFSAIRERIPGGSTNYSQGVRVEVGTVECAVDVEFVAEYGVAIADVAQSVRENIASSIQRMTGLKVVEVNVAVTDVYLQGEESDNEPAPEPEHAEPRVK
- a CDS encoding RNA polymerase sigma factor, giving the protein MDSPDAELMRRTRNGDKQAFEEIVRRHGPAMYRFGLRMLRDEDVVRDCVQDAFVAAWEGAERFRGEAAVKTWLFSIMANKVRRQLRVRGRELTMEFDEAALREPPQHGPERRAIAGTMMGELEQALDELPLAQRACWILYEVEGLSYDRIAQIQGMTVDAVRGSIYRGRQALERRLEAWR